In Achromobacter xylosoxidans A8, a single window of DNA contains:
- a CDS encoding phosphocholine-specific phospholipase C — MTFDKDQVHAGKRRFLRNAAASTAGLTALSMFPPAIRRALAIPANNRTGTINDVEHVVILMQENRSFDMYFGTFKGVRGFGDRITIPLPEKRSVWEQSNGTRVVMPYHLDSTQGNAQRVAGTPHDYVDAQMAWDGGRMDHWPRYKQNQSMGYYKKKEVEFQFALAEAFTLCDAYHCSTHGGTNTNRLFHWTGTNDPLSLGNGPSTRNQWDSLGASSTGWTWKTYPERLQEAGVSWKVYQNLPENFGDNPLAGFKQYRRANELAGNGANGAPYPAWTPSMDGANPLYKGTANTMPDGGFLKALREDAVNGTLPQVSWIVAPATYSEHPGPSSPIQGAWYIQETLDALTANPEVWSKTVLLINFDENDGYFDHLPPPAAPSLNADGSMAGASTVNTDLERHTHASAQDAADDRVYGPGPRVPMYVVSPWSRGGWVNSQAFDHTSVLRFLEARFGVAEDNISPWRRAVLGDLTSAFNFATPNNEKLPDLNLLTRAGSDSERSAQEALKAVPLPDPSTQAKPVQEQGVRYSRALPYELHTSGRAQPDTGAMRLVFSNTGKQAAVFHVYDRLHLDRLPRRYTVEPDKQLEGSWDTAADGGKYDLWVLGPNGYHRHFAGDLALARTSALAPEIRVCYEIAKGDVYVSFINGGKAPCTFEVAPNAYYANHERWKFTVPAGGQVEQHWALEGSQGWYDFTVRLAEDPAYLRRFAGRVETGRASVTDPAMAQ, encoded by the coding sequence GTGACGTTCGATAAAGACCAGGTCCACGCCGGCAAGCGCCGCTTCTTGCGCAACGCGGCCGCCTCGACCGCAGGCCTGACCGCGCTGTCGATGTTCCCGCCGGCCATCCGCCGCGCGCTGGCCATTCCCGCCAACAACCGCACCGGCACCATCAACGACGTCGAGCACGTGGTCATCCTGATGCAGGAAAACCGCTCCTTCGACATGTACTTCGGCACGTTCAAGGGCGTGCGCGGTTTCGGCGACCGCATCACCATCCCTCTGCCCGAAAAGCGCTCGGTCTGGGAGCAGAGCAACGGCACCCGCGTGGTGATGCCGTATCACCTGGACAGCACCCAGGGCAACGCCCAGCGCGTGGCCGGCACGCCGCACGACTACGTGGACGCGCAGATGGCCTGGGACGGCGGCCGCATGGACCACTGGCCGCGCTACAAGCAGAACCAGTCCATGGGCTACTACAAGAAGAAGGAGGTCGAGTTCCAGTTCGCGCTGGCCGAAGCCTTCACGCTGTGCGATGCCTACCATTGTTCGACCCACGGCGGCACCAACACCAACCGCCTGTTCCACTGGACCGGCACCAATGATCCGCTGTCCTTGGGCAACGGTCCCTCGACCCGCAACCAGTGGGACAGCCTGGGCGCCTCGTCCACCGGCTGGACCTGGAAAACCTATCCGGAGCGCCTGCAGGAAGCGGGCGTCAGCTGGAAGGTCTATCAGAACCTGCCCGAGAACTTCGGCGACAACCCGCTGGCCGGCTTCAAGCAGTACCGCCGCGCCAACGAACTGGCCGGCAACGGCGCCAACGGCGCGCCGTACCCGGCCTGGACGCCTTCGATGGACGGCGCCAACCCGCTGTACAAGGGCACGGCCAACACCATGCCCGACGGCGGCTTCCTGAAGGCGCTACGCGAAGACGCGGTCAACGGCACGCTGCCGCAGGTGTCGTGGATCGTGGCTCCCGCCACGTATTCGGAGCACCCCGGCCCGTCCAGCCCGATCCAGGGCGCCTGGTACATCCAGGAAACGCTGGACGCGCTGACGGCCAACCCCGAGGTCTGGAGCAAGACCGTGCTCCTCATCAACTTCGACGAGAACGACGGCTACTTCGACCACCTGCCGCCGCCCGCCGCGCCCTCGCTGAATGCGGACGGTTCCATGGCCGGCGCCTCCACCGTCAACACCGATCTGGAGCGCCATACCCACGCCTCCGCCCAGGACGCCGCCGACGACCGCGTCTACGGTCCCGGCCCGCGCGTACCCATGTATGTGGTGTCGCCGTGGAGCCGCGGCGGCTGGGTCAATTCCCAGGCCTTCGATCACACCTCGGTGCTGCGTTTCCTGGAAGCCCGCTTCGGCGTGGCCGAAGACAACATCAGCCCCTGGCGCCGCGCGGTGCTGGGCGACCTGACCTCGGCCTTCAACTTCGCCACGCCCAACAACGAGAAGCTGCCCGACCTGAATCTGCTGACCCGCGCGGGCTCGGACAGCGAGCGCAGCGCGCAGGAAGCGCTGAAAGCCGTGCCGCTGCCGGATCCCAGCACCCAGGCCAAGCCGGTGCAGGAGCAGGGCGTGCGCTATTCCCGCGCCTTGCCCTACGAACTGCACACCAGCGGCCGCGCCCAGCCCGACACGGGCGCCATGCGCCTGGTGTTTTCCAACACGGGTAAGCAGGCGGCGGTGTTCCACGTCTATGACCGCCTGCATCTGGACCGCTTGCCGCGCCGCTACACGGTGGAGCCGGACAAGCAGCTGGAAGGCAGCTGGGACACAGCGGCCGACGGCGGCAAGTACGACCTGTGGGTGCTGGGTCCCAACGGCTACCACCGCCATTTCGCGGGCGACCTGGCCCTGGCCCGCACGTCGGCGCTGGCGCCGGAGATCCGCGTCTGCTACGAAATCGCCAAGGGCGACGTCTACGTCAGCTTCATCAATGGCGGCAAGGCTCCCTGCACCTTCGAAGTCGCGCCCAACGCCTACTACGCCAACCACGAGCGCTGGAAGTTCACGGTGCCCGCGGGCGGCCAGGTCGAACAGCACTGGGCGCTGGAAGGCAGCCAGGGCTGGTACGACTTCACCGTGCGCCTGGCCGAAGACCCGGCCTACCTGCGCCGCTTTGCCGGCCGCGTCGAAACCGGCCGCGCCTCGGTGACGGACCCGGCGATGGCGCAGTAA
- a CDS encoding ABC transporter substrate-binding protein — protein MKRLTLTFGASLLALAAGAASAQNIRIGLQEDPDVLDPHRARTYVGRIVFTSLCDKLVDIDPKLHFVPQLATSWSFSPDNKVLTFKLRADALFHDGSKFDAAAAKANLERAMSLPDSLRKGELASVEKVDAPDATTLVLTLKKPDATLLAQLSDRAGMMLSPKTFSDDVAAVGRKPVCSGPYKFVERIQNDRIVLEKFDQYYDAKDFAFKRVTFLPIPDTTVRLSNLRAGDLDMLERLNPSDVPQVKSDASLTFAPIAGLGFQQFMFNVANGKRAEDNPFKNKLVRQAFQYAIDRKAISEVAGGGIFDPAQQPFPPASPYHSDKFPPTQRDVAKAKALLKQAGFDRVKAEVMFGNNTTTSSIAEIVQAMASEAGFDLSLRPTEYAALQKESAGGNFQVVMLGWSGRVDPDGNIHAFVTCKGALNDGHYCNPEVDKLLNEARTVPDETKRKAIYDQAQTIIQDELPGVYNYYQPWPFAMAKKVKGFTPYPDGMIRLKGVTYAQK, from the coding sequence ATGAAACGCTTGACCTTGACCTTCGGCGCCAGCTTGCTGGCGCTGGCCGCCGGCGCGGCTAGCGCCCAGAACATCCGGATCGGCCTGCAGGAAGATCCGGACGTGCTGGACCCGCACCGCGCGCGCACCTATGTGGGCCGCATCGTCTTCACCTCGCTGTGCGACAAGCTGGTCGACATCGATCCCAAGCTTCACTTCGTGCCGCAACTGGCCACCTCGTGGTCGTTCAGCCCCGACAACAAGGTGCTGACCTTCAAGCTGCGCGCGGACGCGCTGTTCCACGACGGCTCCAAGTTCGACGCCGCCGCGGCCAAGGCCAACCTGGAACGCGCCATGTCCCTGCCGGACAGCTTGCGCAAGGGCGAGCTGGCCTCGGTGGAGAAGGTCGATGCGCCTGACGCCACCACGCTGGTGCTGACGCTCAAGAAACCCGACGCCACCTTGCTGGCGCAACTGTCGGACCGCGCCGGCATGATGCTGTCGCCCAAGACCTTCAGCGACGACGTCGCCGCCGTGGGCCGCAAGCCGGTTTGCTCCGGTCCCTACAAGTTCGTCGAGCGCATCCAGAACGACCGCATCGTGCTGGAGAAATTCGACCAGTACTACGACGCCAAGGACTTCGCCTTCAAGCGCGTGACCTTCCTGCCGATTCCGGACACCACCGTGCGCCTGTCCAACCTGCGCGCCGGCGACCTGGACATGCTGGAACGCCTGAATCCTTCCGACGTGCCGCAGGTCAAGAGCGACGCCAGCCTGACCTTCGCGCCGATTGCCGGCCTGGGCTTCCAGCAGTTCATGTTCAACGTGGCCAACGGCAAGCGCGCCGAAGACAACCCGTTCAAGAACAAGCTGGTGCGCCAGGCGTTCCAGTACGCCATCGACCGCAAGGCCATCAGCGAAGTGGCCGGCGGCGGCATCTTCGATCCCGCGCAGCAGCCGTTCCCGCCCGCCAGCCCCTACCACAGCGACAAGTTCCCGCCGACCCAGCGCGACGTTGCCAAGGCGAAGGCGCTGCTCAAGCAGGCGGGCTTCGACCGCGTGAAGGCCGAGGTCATGTTCGGCAACAACACCACGACGTCGTCGATCGCCGAGATCGTGCAGGCCATGGCGTCCGAGGCGGGCTTCGACCTGTCGCTGCGCCCGACCGAGTACGCGGCCCTGCAGAAGGAATCCGCCGGCGGCAATTTCCAGGTGGTGATGCTGGGCTGGTCGGGCCGGGTCGATCCGGACGGCAACATCCACGCTTTCGTCACCTGCAAGGGCGCGCTGAACGACGGCCACTATTGCAACCCGGAAGTGGACAAGCTGCTGAACGAAGCCCGCACCGTGCCTGACGAAACCAAGCGCAAGGCGATCTACGACCAGGCGCAGACCATCATCCAGGATGAATTGCCCGGGGTGTATAACTACTACCAGCCCTGGCCCTTCGCCATGGCCAAGAAGGTCAAGGGCTTCACTCCCTATCCTGACGGCATGATCCGCCTGAAAGGCGTGACGTACGCGCAGAAGTGA
- a CDS encoding alkaline phosphatase family protein, whose translation MQALNWRRWCAALLATSALAGCGGSDDDDDTEAPPTQPPVTQPDPTPADKVLFIGVDGLTYDAMRRSVADKSLPNMAQLNATRAWTGGVTDAPTQQPTLLAPGWATLLTGQWADQHGVRYSVQGETLQTPTLFQRVKQARPEARSAAAFNSTVLAGLIAGQRDAGYLQSLTDCAGADDCVAAQARDRITEGYDVVVAQFGAPERVASENGFGSAYDGAIRQADTAIGVLAKQIADRKAEHPGEKWLVIVASSHGLGKTGVSDGRPMSSNKTILLAANQPALLGGSADDASFDGLWDNNWYALPSAADVAPTVLDHLKALPAAAKYDMAGTSLAGKLALRHTAARTSTDNKSVTLSWVRVGEPAGDIVISRDGAEIARVPGTAAEYVDKGFKFETEGVHTLNYSVAVGNAVSAARTTVAYTKPLPLLASLRTGLTMLFPFEGNMTDVAAGGGAITPFDGTQAPAYADTGVFGKMFKNDRSAAALGGFKLDYPAGMLDAAQAFTIGFWYQSDGTANDRSILGNKDYNSGGNPGITIAQWAGPVLYFNLAGGGSRVDINNVKFTPNKPVYVAMTVNKTAKTLTASVYDSELGFSQRTIGTGSVDLTKIAGVYGPHIGLNEDGRGTYGVCCAGTKGPYTMYFDDLAYWSRALTEAEVKSLALSGKSVSELFP comes from the coding sequence ATGCAAGCATTGAATTGGAGAAGATGGTGCGCGGCCTTGCTGGCGACCAGCGCCCTCGCGGGCTGCGGCGGCAGCGACGATGACGACGACACCGAAGCCCCGCCGACCCAGCCGCCGGTGACCCAGCCGGATCCGACGCCCGCCGACAAGGTGCTGTTCATCGGCGTCGACGGCCTGACCTATGATGCGATGCGCCGCAGCGTGGCCGACAAGTCCCTGCCGAACATGGCGCAACTCAACGCCACGCGCGCCTGGACCGGCGGCGTGACGGACGCGCCCACGCAGCAGCCGACGTTGCTGGCGCCGGGCTGGGCGACCTTGTTGACCGGCCAATGGGCCGACCAGCACGGCGTGCGCTACAGCGTGCAGGGCGAGACGCTGCAAACGCCGACCCTGTTCCAGCGCGTCAAGCAGGCGCGTCCCGAGGCGCGCAGCGCTGCCGCCTTCAATTCGACGGTGCTGGCCGGGCTTATCGCGGGCCAGCGCGACGCAGGCTATCTGCAATCGCTGACCGACTGTGCCGGCGCGGACGATTGCGTCGCCGCCCAGGCGCGCGACCGCATTACCGAAGGCTATGACGTGGTGGTGGCGCAGTTCGGCGCGCCGGAACGCGTGGCCTCGGAGAACGGCTTCGGCTCGGCCTATGACGGCGCGATCCGCCAGGCCGACACGGCCATCGGCGTGCTGGCCAAGCAGATCGCCGACCGCAAGGCGGAGCACCCGGGCGAGAAGTGGCTGGTGATCGTGGCTTCCAGCCACGGCCTGGGCAAGACCGGCGTCAGCGATGGCCGTCCCATGTCCTCGAACAAGACCATCCTGCTGGCCGCGAACCAGCCCGCGCTGCTGGGCGGCAGCGCCGACGACGCTTCGTTCGACGGTCTGTGGGACAACAACTGGTACGCGTTGCCCAGCGCGGCCGACGTGGCGCCGACGGTGCTGGATCATCTGAAAGCGCTGCCGGCCGCCGCCAAGTACGACATGGCGGGCACCTCGCTGGCCGGCAAGCTGGCGCTGCGCCACACCGCCGCCCGCACCTCGACCGACAACAAGAGCGTGACCTTGAGCTGGGTGCGCGTGGGCGAACCCGCCGGCGACATCGTGATCAGCCGCGACGGCGCGGAGATTGCGCGCGTGCCCGGCACGGCCGCCGAGTACGTCGACAAGGGCTTCAAGTTCGAGACCGAAGGCGTGCACACGCTGAACTACAGCGTCGCCGTCGGCAACGCGGTCAGCGCGGCGCGCACCACCGTGGCCTACACCAAGCCGCTGCCGCTGCTGGCTTCGCTGCGCACCGGCCTGACGATGCTGTTCCCGTTCGAAGGCAATATGACCGACGTCGCCGCGGGCGGTGGGGCGATCACGCCGTTCGACGGCACGCAGGCGCCGGCCTACGCCGATACGGGTGTGTTCGGCAAGATGTTCAAGAACGACCGCAGCGCGGCAGCCCTGGGCGGCTTCAAGCTGGACTACCCGGCAGGCATGCTGGACGCGGCCCAGGCCTTCACCATCGGCTTCTGGTACCAGTCCGACGGCACCGCCAACGACCGTTCCATCCTGGGCAACAAGGACTACAACTCGGGCGGCAACCCCGGCATCACCATCGCGCAATGGGCGGGCCCGGTGCTGTACTTCAACCTGGCCGGCGGCGGCTCGCGGGTCGACATCAACAACGTCAAGTTCACGCCGAACAAGCCCGTGTACGTCGCGATGACCGTGAACAAGACGGCCAAGACCCTGACGGCTTCCGTCTACGACAGCGAACTGGGCTTCTCGCAACGCACCATCGGCACAGGCTCGGTCGATCTGACCAAGATCGCCGGCGTCTACGGGCCGCACATCGGCCTGAATGAAGACGGACGCGGCACCTATGGCGTCTGCTGCGCCGGCACCAAGGGTCCCTACACGATGTATTTCGACGACCTGGCCTACTGGTCGCGCGCGCTCACCGAAGCTGAAGTGAAGTCGCTCGCCCTGTCTGGCAAGTCCGTTTCCGAACTGTTTCCCTGA
- the ggt gene encoding gamma-glutamyltransferase: MKSFDWGNPYPSVRIPLFARNVVSTSHPLAAQAGLRMLLKGGNAVDAAIAAAATIVLVEPVSCGLGGDCFAIVWDGKELHGLNSSGVAPAAWSTEYFKRKHGVGADGLAIQPKRGWDAVTVPGVVAGWAALHEKLGKLPFEQLFEPAIEIAERGYAVPPVVAHKWAAAAEELKSQPGYAQAFLPEGRAPKVGEHFRFPDAANTLRRIAASKGRDFYEGELAERIAAFSQECGGAMTLEDLRNYRPEWVKPISKSYRGYELHEIPPNGQGIAALIALGIVERFDMADIPVDSVQSQHIQIEAMKLAFADLYKYVADPRSMQVTPEQMLSDAYLDSRAKLIRLDRATHFEAGRPHAGGTIYLTAADENGMMISFIQSNYMGFGSGVVVPGTGISMQNRGVGFSMDPKSANVVEGGKRPFHTIIPGFLTRGGKPVMSFGVMGGDMQPQGHMQTVVRMLDYHQNPQAACCAPRWKVNRDFTLDIETNMRASTIAGLKDLGHALKSVDDPYMDFGAGQFIWRMSENDNELGYVAASDSRRDGQAVGF; this comes from the coding sequence ATGAAATCCTTCGACTGGGGCAACCCGTATCCTTCCGTCCGCATTCCGCTGTTCGCCCGCAATGTGGTGTCCACGTCGCACCCGCTGGCGGCGCAAGCGGGGCTGCGCATGTTGCTCAAGGGCGGTAACGCCGTGGACGCCGCCATCGCCGCGGCCGCCACCATCGTCCTGGTCGAACCCGTGTCCTGCGGCCTGGGCGGCGACTGTTTCGCCATCGTCTGGGACGGCAAGGAACTGCATGGCCTGAACTCGTCGGGCGTGGCCCCGGCGGCCTGGAGCACCGAATACTTCAAGCGCAAGCATGGCGTGGGCGCCGACGGCCTGGCGATCCAGCCCAAGCGCGGCTGGGACGCGGTGACGGTGCCGGGCGTGGTGGCCGGCTGGGCCGCGCTGCATGAAAAGCTGGGCAAGCTGCCGTTCGAGCAGCTGTTCGAACCCGCCATCGAAATCGCCGAGCGCGGCTACGCCGTGCCGCCGGTGGTGGCGCACAAGTGGGCCGCCGCGGCCGAGGAACTGAAATCGCAGCCGGGCTATGCCCAGGCATTCCTGCCCGAGGGCCGCGCGCCCAAGGTCGGCGAGCACTTCCGCTTCCCGGACGCCGCCAACACGCTGCGCCGCATCGCCGCCTCCAAGGGCCGCGACTTCTATGAAGGCGAACTGGCCGAGCGCATCGCCGCCTTCAGCCAGGAATGCGGCGGCGCCATGACGCTGGAAGACCTGCGCAACTACCGCCCGGAATGGGTCAAGCCCATCTCCAAGTCCTACCGCGGCTACGAGCTGCACGAGATCCCGCCCAACGGGCAGGGCATCGCCGCGCTGATCGCGCTGGGCATCGTCGAACGCTTCGACATGGCCGACATCCCGGTGGACTCGGTGCAGTCGCAGCACATCCAGATCGAAGCCATGAAGCTGGCCTTCGCTGACCTGTACAAGTATGTGGCCGACCCGCGTTCCATGCAGGTGACGCCGGAGCAGATGCTGTCCGACGCCTACCTGGACAGCCGCGCCAAGCTGATCCGCCTGGACCGCGCCACCCATTTCGAGGCGGGCCGTCCGCACGCCGGCGGCACCATCTACCTGACCGCCGCCGATGAGAACGGCATGATGATCTCGTTCATCCAGTCCAACTACATGGGCTTCGGTTCGGGCGTGGTGGTGCCGGGCACCGGCATCAGCATGCAGAACCGCGGCGTGGGCTTCTCGATGGATCCGAAGTCGGCCAACGTGGTCGAAGGCGGCAAGCGTCCGTTCCACACCATCATCCCGGGCTTCCTGACCCGCGGCGGCAAGCCGGTCATGAGCTTTGGCGTGATGGGTGGCGACATGCAGCCCCAAGGCCACATGCAGACCGTGGTGCGCATGCTGGACTACCACCAGAACCCGCAGGCCGCCTGCTGCGCCCCGCGCTGGAAGGTCAACCGCGATTTCACGCTGGACATCGAGACCAATATGAGGGCTTCTACCATTGCGGGCCTGAAAGACCTCGGACATGCTTTGAAGTCGGTCGACGATCCGTACATGGATTTCGGCGCGGGCCAGTTCATCTGGCGCATGTCCGAAAACGACAACGAGCTTGGCTACGTCGCCGCCAGCGACAGCCGGCGCGACGGTCAGGCGGTCGGCTTCTAA
- a CDS encoding LysR family transcriptional regulator, with translation MSTIRFLRTFLAVAHHGSFSEAAEQVALTQAAVSFQMRSLEAELGRELFDRSGRLAILNAAGRELLPEIKHLLDLYDRMRLPRTVPGELAGSVSVGSIVSCMGTLSKVVSGMKKQHPKLDVRILSGKASELAGKVEDGELDAAFLVEAGRKMASTRWTALYEEQLVVIAPRSAPGADARQVLAQNPFLRFDRTQRTGLQIDRLLRRLGVPLNEFLELNAIETLVELVRQEVGVTLLPLINGSNWQHSPELRILTLPQDLGPMSRAIGMLERREHARQGITAAICEACAQAFQAREPQTAA, from the coding sequence GTGAGTACCATCCGCTTTCTGCGCACTTTCCTGGCGGTCGCGCACCACGGTTCCTTCTCGGAAGCGGCCGAACAGGTGGCGCTGACCCAGGCCGCCGTCAGCTTCCAGATGCGTTCCCTCGAAGCGGAACTGGGCCGCGAGCTCTTCGACCGTAGCGGCCGGCTCGCCATCCTGAACGCCGCCGGCCGGGAATTGCTGCCGGAAATCAAGCACTTGCTGGATCTTTACGACCGCATGCGGCTGCCGCGCACGGTGCCTGGCGAACTGGCCGGATCGGTTTCCGTGGGCAGCATCGTGTCCTGCATGGGCACCCTGTCCAAGGTGGTGTCCGGCATGAAGAAGCAGCACCCCAAGCTGGACGTGCGCATCCTGTCGGGCAAGGCCAGCGAGCTGGCGGGCAAGGTCGAGGACGGCGAGCTGGACGCGGCCTTCCTGGTGGAAGCCGGACGCAAAATGGCCAGCACGCGCTGGACCGCACTATATGAAGAGCAGTTGGTGGTGATCGCGCCGCGCTCGGCGCCCGGCGCGGACGCGCGCCAGGTGCTGGCGCAGAACCCCTTCCTGCGTTTTGACCGCACCCAGCGCACCGGCCTGCAGATAGACCGGCTGCTGCGGCGGCTGGGCGTGCCGCTGAACGAATTCCTGGAACTCAACGCCATCGAGACGCTGGTCGAGCTGGTGCGCCAGGAGGTCGGCGTGACGCTGCTGCCGTTGATCAACGGCTCCAATTGGCAGCACAGCCCGGAACTGCGGATTCTCACCCTGCCGCAGGACCTGGGGCCGATGTCGCGCGCCATCGGCATGCTGGAGCGGCGCGAGCATGCGCGCCAGGGCATCACGGCGGCGATCTGCGAAGCGTGCGCCCAGGCCTTCCAGGCGCGCGAACCGCAGACCGCCGCCTGA
- a CDS encoding PhoX family protein, with protein MQDQNQANRRRLLKMLGGAPMLPIGGVSLAALLAGCNSSDDDDDDSAPPVTPVTFKSAAFTSMAAPSLSQPELMARTTVASALELTFSDGSKRSVELGYEPFFMTGDPVPDGKGGNVIAGGYYNLAGAPIVDNSVPAKARQFFSNCPDGMSLLSLSEPTKVAGVAGNALYAVVQFEYQSMDQAGKDMYGLLPSQIAVLTLSQDPNTGKLSLVKYHTVDTSSVHGLWITCGASLSPWNTHLSSEEYEPDATTAKASTSFQAYSQNLYGDPAKANPYHYGHMPEVTVNPDGTGTIKKHYCMGRISHELVQVMPDQRTALMGDDATNGGLFMFVADRKADLSSGTLYVAKWTQTSGTGPGAGTLSWIKLGHATSAEVQALADQLSAADIMDVRTADPLDAAFTKIRYSGKDNWVKLQPGRNVAGAFLETHRYAAMVGGTLAFSKMEGTTVNVKDKIAYSAMSRVDSSMTDGLSPGFKVEGPAAGAVYQLHMKEGQVDTEGKAIDSAWVPVDMAAVPELVGVVLAARDALGNTHAADKISNPDNLKFSEKLRTLFVGEDSGGHVNNFLWAYNVDTKQLSRLLSCPVAAESTGLQAVDEINGWTYITSNFQHAADWQSVHSVVRPTLEPLVKANYKDGFGASVGYLTGVKIGA; from the coding sequence ATGCAAGACCAGAACCAAGCCAATCGCCGCCGACTCCTGAAAATGCTGGGAGGCGCGCCGATGCTGCCGATCGGCGGCGTCAGCCTGGCCGCGCTGCTGGCCGGCTGTAATTCCAGCGATGATGACGATGACGACAGCGCGCCGCCCGTCACGCCGGTCACTTTCAAGTCCGCCGCCTTCACCTCCATGGCCGCGCCTTCGCTGTCCCAGCCGGAATTGATGGCGCGCACCACGGTCGCCTCGGCGCTGGAACTGACCTTCAGCGACGGCTCCAAACGCAGCGTCGAATTGGGCTACGAGCCTTTCTTCATGACGGGCGACCCCGTGCCGGACGGCAAGGGCGGCAACGTCATCGCCGGCGGCTACTACAACCTGGCGGGCGCGCCCATCGTCGACAACTCGGTGCCCGCCAAGGCGCGGCAGTTCTTCTCGAACTGTCCGGACGGCATGTCGCTGCTGTCCCTGTCGGAGCCGACCAAGGTGGCTGGCGTGGCCGGCAACGCGCTGTACGCGGTGGTGCAGTTCGAATACCAGTCCATGGACCAGGCCGGCAAGGACATGTACGGCCTGCTGCCGTCGCAGATCGCGGTGCTGACGCTGTCGCAGGACCCCAACACGGGCAAGCTCAGCCTGGTCAAGTACCACACCGTGGACACCTCGTCGGTGCACGGCCTGTGGATCACCTGTGGCGCCAGCCTGTCGCCCTGGAACACCCACCTGTCCAGCGAAGAGTACGAGCCCGACGCCACCACGGCCAAGGCTTCGACCTCGTTCCAGGCCTATAGCCAGAATCTCTACGGCGATCCGGCCAAGGCCAATCCGTACCACTACGGCCACATGCCCGAAGTCACCGTCAACCCGGACGGCACCGGCACCATCAAGAAGCACTATTGCATGGGCCGCATCTCGCATGAACTGGTGCAGGTCATGCCCGACCAGCGCACCGCGCTGATGGGCGACGACGCCACCAACGGCGGCCTGTTCATGTTCGTGGCCGACCGCAAGGCCGATCTTTCTTCCGGCACGCTGTATGTCGCCAAATGGACGCAGACTTCGGGTACCGGCCCGGGCGCCGGCACGCTGAGCTGGATCAAGCTGGGCCACGCCACCAGCGCCGAAGTGCAGGCGCTGGCCGACCAGTTGAGCGCCGCCGACATCATGGACGTGCGCACGGCGGATCCGCTGGATGCCGCCTTCACCAAGATCCGCTATTCCGGCAAGGACAACTGGGTCAAGCTGCAGCCCGGCCGCAACGTGGCCGGGGCCTTCCTGGAAACCCACCGCTATGCCGCCATGGTCGGCGGCACGCTGGCCTTCTCCAAGATGGAAGGCACCACCGTCAACGTCAAGGACAAGATCGCCTACAGCGCAATGTCGCGCGTGGACAGTTCGATGACCGATGGCCTGTCTCCCGGCTTCAAGGTCGAAGGCCCGGCGGCCGGCGCGGTCTACCAGCTGCACATGAAGGAAGGCCAGGTCGACACCGAGGGCAAGGCGATCGACAGCGCCTGGGTGCCGGTGGACATGGCGGCAGTGCCGGAACTGGTAGGCGTAGTGCTGGCGGCGCGCGACGCGCTGGGCAACACCCACGCCGCCGACAAGATCTCCAACCCCGACAACCTCAAGTTCTCGGAGAAGCTGCGCACGCTGTTCGTGGGCGAGGACAGCGGCGGCCATGTCAACAACTTCCTGTGGGCCTACAACGTCGACACCAAGCAGCTGTCGCGCCTGCTGTCTTGCCCGGTGGCTGCGGAATCGACCGGTCTGCAGGCGGTGGACGAGATCAACGGCTGGACCTACATCACCAGCAACTTCCAGCACGCGGCCGACTGGCAAAGCGTGCACTCGGTGGTGCGGCCGACGCTGGAGCCCTTGGTCAAGGCCAACTACAAGGACGGCTTCGGCGCGTCGGTGGGCTATCTGACCGGTGTCAAGATCGGCGCCTAG